In Streptomyces sp. DG2A-72, one genomic interval encodes:
- a CDS encoding ATP-binding cassette domain-containing protein has translation MVHVSATPVLALRGVSKRFGAVQALTDVELEVHAGEVVALVGDNGAGKSTLVKTIAGVHPIDEGVIEWDGKAVSINRPHDAQALGIATVYQDLALCDNIDVVGNLFLGRELRKWGVLDEVEMERRSQELLQTLSIRIPSVRIPIASLSGGQRQTVAIARSMLGEPKLVILDEPTAALGVEQTAQVLDLVERLRERGHAVILISHNMADVKAVADKVAVLRLGRNNGVFEVKTTSQEEIISAITGATDNAVTRRAARTTGEVQK, from the coding sequence ATGGTTCACGTGTCCGCTACGCCCGTGCTGGCGTTGCGCGGGGTCTCCAAGCGATTCGGTGCCGTTCAGGCGCTCACCGACGTAGAGCTTGAGGTCCACGCCGGTGAGGTGGTCGCCCTCGTCGGCGACAACGGCGCCGGAAAATCCACGCTGGTCAAGACGATCGCCGGCGTGCACCCCATTGATGAGGGCGTCATCGAGTGGGACGGCAAGGCCGTATCGATCAACCGGCCGCACGACGCCCAGGCCCTGGGCATCGCGACGGTCTACCAGGACCTCGCGCTGTGCGACAACATCGACGTCGTCGGAAACCTGTTCCTCGGCCGTGAGCTGAGGAAGTGGGGCGTCCTCGACGAGGTCGAGATGGAGCGCCGCTCCCAGGAACTGCTGCAGACGCTGTCGATCCGCATCCCCAGCGTCCGTATCCCGATCGCCTCGCTCTCCGGCGGTCAGCGCCAGACCGTGGCCATCGCCCGGTCCATGCTCGGCGAGCCCAAGCTGGTCATTCTCGACGAGCCCACCGCGGCCCTCGGTGTCGAGCAGACCGCCCAGGTCCTCGACCTGGTCGAGCGGCTGCGGGAGCGCGGTCACGCGGTCATCCTCATCAGCCACAACATGGCCGATGTGAAGGCCGTGGCCGACAAGGTCGCCGTGCTGCGACTGGGCCGGAACAACGGCGTCTTCGAGGTCAAGACGACCTCGCAGGAGGAGATCATCTCCGCCATCACCGGCGCCACCGACAACGCCGTGACCCGCCGTGCGGCGCGCACGACCGGGGAGGTTCAAAAGTGA
- a CDS encoding sugar ABC transporter permease yields the protein MSIDKTSTSPQDAHAVENPEAAAAAVTAVDPRLLVRERGLAGYLGEFKRKMKAGELGSLPVIVGLVVICVVFQSLNSAFLSAQNISDITVTMVGTGMISVGIVFVLLLGEIDLSVGSVSGAASAIAAVLAVNQGWPEWMAVLFAVAAGAAIGAAHGFFFAVLGAPAFAVTLAGLLFWLGFMLQTLGENGTINLDSDGFIGNLTTYFFSDVAAAYGLAIVMVAVFFITSFLGNRRREAAGVPSRPLSDTLLRTVLLAIVSFAAAAMYNQYKGLPLATVIFLGFLFLTDFVLRRTSYGRKIFALGGSVEASRRAGINVTAVRISVFAISGGFAAIGGLFLASKIASANQSAGTGDLLMNAIAAAVIGGTSLFGGRGRTWNALLGVLVIVSIQYGLQLESIAEPVKYMITAGVLLTTVVIDSITRRTQKTAGRA from the coding sequence GTGAGCATCGACAAGACCTCCACGTCCCCGCAGGACGCGCACGCCGTCGAGAACCCCGAGGCCGCCGCGGCCGCGGTGACCGCGGTCGACCCGCGGCTCCTGGTGCGCGAGCGGGGCCTGGCCGGCTACCTCGGCGAGTTCAAGCGGAAGATGAAGGCGGGCGAGCTGGGCTCCCTGCCGGTCATCGTCGGCCTGGTCGTCATCTGCGTCGTCTTCCAGTCCCTCAACTCGGCGTTCCTGTCCGCACAGAACATCAGTGACATCACCGTCACGATGGTCGGCACGGGCATGATCTCCGTCGGCATCGTCTTCGTGCTGCTGCTCGGCGAGATCGACCTGTCGGTCGGCTCGGTCAGCGGCGCGGCCAGCGCCATCGCGGCCGTCCTCGCCGTCAATCAGGGCTGGCCGGAGTGGATGGCGGTGCTGTTCGCCGTCGCCGCGGGTGCGGCCATCGGCGCGGCACACGGCTTCTTCTTCGCGGTGCTCGGCGCTCCCGCCTTCGCCGTGACCCTGGCGGGTCTGCTGTTCTGGCTGGGCTTCATGCTCCAGACGCTGGGCGAGAACGGCACGATCAACCTCGACAGCGACGGCTTCATCGGCAATCTGACCACGTACTTCTTCAGCGACGTGGCCGCCGCGTACGGCCTCGCGATCGTGATGGTCGCCGTCTTCTTCATCACGTCCTTCCTGGGCAACCGGCGCCGGGAGGCGGCGGGCGTCCCGTCCCGGCCGCTCAGCGACACGCTCCTGCGGACGGTGCTGCTGGCCATCGTCTCCTTCGCCGCGGCGGCCATGTACAACCAGTACAAGGGTCTGCCGCTGGCCACGGTGATCTTCCTGGGCTTCCTGTTCCTGACCGACTTCGTGCTGCGCCGCACCTCGTACGGCCGCAAGATCTTCGCCCTCGGCGGCAGCGTGGAGGCGTCCCGCCGTGCGGGCATCAACGTCACCGCCGTACGGATCTCCGTGTTCGCGATCTCCGGTGGGTTCGCGGCCATCGGCGGTCTGTTCCTGGCCTCGAAGATCGCGTCCGCCAACCAGAGCGCGGGAACTGGTGACCTGCTGATGAACGCGATCGCCGCGGCGGTCATCGGCGGCACGAGTCTCTTCGGTGGGCGTGGACGTACGTGGAACGCGCTCCTCGGTGTGCTGGTGATCGTCTCCATCCAGTACGGGCTGCAGTTGGAGTCCATCGCCGAGCCGGTGAAGTACATGATCACCGCGGGTGTTCTGCTGACGACGGTGGTCATTGACTCGATCACCCGTCGGACGCAGAAGACGGCAGGTCGTGCCTAG
- the dxs gene encoding 1-deoxy-D-xylulose-5-phosphate synthase — protein MPLLTRIRGPRDLDRLSLEELALLAEEIRTFLVEAVSKTGGHLGPNLGVVELTIALHRVFDSPKDKVLWDTGHQSYVHKLLTGRQDFSRLKMKGGLSGYPSQAESEHDVIENSHASTVLGWADGLAKANEIRKRDDHVVAVIGDGALTGGMAWEALNNIAEAKDRPLVIVVNDNERSYAPTIGGLANHLATLRTTDGYERFLTRTKEILDRTPVVGRPLYETLHGAKKGLKDFIAPQGMFEDLGLKYVGPIDGHDIEALESALARAKRFGGPVIVHCLTEKGRGYQPALQDEADRFHGIGPIHPDTGLPIKASGSDWTSVFGEEMVRLGTEREDIVAITAAMLQPVGLKKFADTFPDRVYDVGIAEQHGAVSAAGLATGGLHPVFAVYATFLNRAFDQVLMDVALHKCGVTFVLDRAGVTGTDGASHNGMWDMSILQVVPGLRLAAPRDADQVRAQLREAVDVTDAPTVVRFSKGAVGPAVPAVGRVGGMDVLREPGTQTPDVLLVSVGALAPMCLEIASLLDKQGISTTVVDPRWVKPVDEAMAPLAERHRVVVTVEDNSRVGGVGSTIAQALRDAGVDVPLRDFGIPPRFLDHASRKEVMAEIGLTAPDIARQVTGLVSKLDGRFDRPEATVEPARD, from the coding sequence GTGCCGCTGCTGACCCGCATCAGGGGACCGCGCGATCTGGACCGGCTCAGCCTGGAGGAGCTGGCCCTGCTGGCAGAGGAGATCCGGACCTTCCTGGTCGAAGCCGTCTCCAAGACCGGCGGCCACCTCGGCCCGAACCTCGGCGTGGTCGAGCTCACCATCGCGCTGCACCGGGTCTTCGACTCACCCAAGGACAAGGTGCTCTGGGACACCGGCCACCAGTCCTATGTGCACAAGCTGCTCACCGGCCGCCAGGACTTCAGCAGGCTGAAGATGAAGGGCGGTCTGTCCGGCTACCCCTCGCAGGCCGAGTCCGAGCACGACGTCATCGAGAACTCGCACGCCTCCACGGTCCTCGGCTGGGCCGACGGCCTCGCGAAAGCGAACGAGATCCGCAAACGCGACGACCACGTGGTCGCCGTGATTGGTGACGGCGCCCTGACCGGCGGCATGGCCTGGGAAGCCCTCAACAACATCGCCGAGGCCAAGGACCGCCCGCTCGTCATCGTCGTCAACGACAACGAGCGGTCGTACGCGCCCACCATCGGCGGTCTCGCCAACCACCTGGCCACGCTGCGGACGACCGACGGGTACGAGCGCTTCCTCACCCGGACGAAGGAGATCCTCGACCGCACGCCCGTCGTCGGCAGGCCGCTCTACGAGACCCTCCACGGCGCCAAGAAGGGCCTGAAGGACTTCATCGCGCCCCAGGGCATGTTCGAGGACCTCGGCCTGAAGTACGTCGGCCCGATCGACGGCCATGACATCGAGGCCCTGGAGTCGGCGCTGGCCCGCGCCAAGCGCTTCGGCGGCCCGGTCATCGTGCACTGCCTCACCGAGAAGGGCCGCGGCTACCAGCCCGCCCTCCAGGACGAGGCCGACCGCTTCCACGGCATCGGCCCCATCCACCCCGACACGGGCCTGCCGATCAAGGCGTCGGGCTCCGACTGGACCTCCGTCTTCGGTGAGGAGATGGTGCGGCTCGGCACGGAGCGCGAGGACATCGTGGCGATCACCGCGGCGATGCTCCAGCCGGTCGGCCTCAAGAAGTTCGCCGACACCTTCCCGGACCGGGTCTACGACGTCGGGATCGCCGAGCAGCACGGCGCCGTCTCCGCGGCGGGCCTGGCCACGGGCGGTCTGCATCCGGTGTTCGCGGTGTACGCCACATTCCTCAATCGTGCCTTCGACCAGGTCCTGATGGATGTCGCCCTCCACAAGTGCGGTGTGACTTTCGTACTGGACCGGGCCGGCGTCACCGGCACCGACGGCGCCTCCCACAACGGCATGTGGGACATGTCGATCCTCCAGGTCGTCCCCGGGCTGCGGCTGGCCGCCCCGCGCGACGCCGACCAGGTCCGCGCCCAGCTGCGCGAGGCCGTCGACGTGACCGACGCGCCGACCGTGGTCCGCTTCTCGAAGGGCGCCGTCGGCCCCGCCGTACCCGCCGTGGGCCGTGTCGGCGGCATGGACGTACTGCGCGAGCCGGGGACGCAGACGCCGGACGTGCTCCTCGTCTCGGTGGGCGCCCTAGCGCCGATGTGCCTGGAGATCGCCTCCCTGCTCGACAAGCAGGGCATCTCCACGACCGTAGTCGACCCGCGCTGGGTCAAGCCGGTCGACGAGGCCATGGCGCCCCTCGCCGAGCGGCACCGCGTGGTCGTCACCGTCGAGGACAACTCCCGCGTCGGCGGTGTCGGTTCGACGATCGCCCAGGCACTGCGCGACGCCGGCGTCGACGTCCCGCTGCGTGACTTCGGCATCCCGCCGCGCTTCCTCGACCACGCCTCCCGCAAGGAGGTCATGGCCGAGATCGGGCTGACCGCACCCGACATCGCCCGCCAGGTCACGGGACTGGTCTCCAAGCTGGACGGCCGGTTCGACCGTCCGGAGGCCACCGTGGAGCCCGCGCGCGACTAG
- a CDS encoding amino acid permease encodes MSSTLFRTKKVEQSILDTEEPEHALKKSLSALDLTVFGVGVIIGTGIFVLTGTVAKNNAGPAVALAFVTAGVVCALAALCYAEFASTVPVAGSAYTFSYASLGELPAWIIGWDLVLEFALGTAVVAVGWSGYIASLMDNAGWQLPEALGTRDGADGFGFDILAAALVLLLTAILVVGTKLSARVTSLVVAIKVTVVLTVIIAGAFFIDGDNYDPFIPKAQAVEAGDNLQAPLIQLMFGWAPSNFGTMGIFTAASVVFFAFIGFDVVATAAEETKNPQRDMPRGILGSLLICTALYVAVSIVVTGMQHYTELSITAPLADAFKATGHPWYAGFISFGAAVGLTTVCMILLLGQTRVFFAMSRDGLLPRFFSHVHPRFKTPHRPTILLGVLIAILAGFTPLSELAELVNIGTLFAFVVVAIGVIILRRSRPDLHRAFRTPWVPFIPILSVCASLWLMLNLPAETWVRFAVWMAAGFVVYFVYGRSHSRLGRHEETAVSDVLKPPKPGDAQ; translated from the coding sequence GTGAGCAGCACCCTCTTCAGGACGAAGAAGGTCGAGCAGTCCATCCTCGATACCGAGGAACCCGAGCACGCGCTCAAGAAATCCTTGTCCGCGCTCGATCTGACGGTGTTCGGCGTCGGCGTCATCATCGGCACCGGAATCTTCGTCCTCACCGGTACGGTCGCCAAGAACAACGCCGGTCCCGCCGTCGCGCTGGCCTTCGTCACGGCCGGCGTCGTCTGCGCGCTCGCCGCGCTCTGCTACGCCGAGTTCGCCTCCACGGTCCCGGTGGCGGGCTCCGCGTACACGTTCTCGTACGCCTCCCTCGGCGAGCTGCCCGCCTGGATCATCGGCTGGGACCTGGTCCTGGAGTTCGCGCTCGGCACGGCGGTGGTGGCCGTCGGCTGGTCCGGCTACATCGCCTCGCTGATGGACAACGCGGGCTGGCAGCTGCCCGAGGCGCTCGGCACCAGAGACGGCGCCGACGGCTTCGGCTTCGACATCCTCGCCGCCGCGCTCGTCCTGCTGCTCACCGCCATCCTCGTGGTCGGCACCAAGCTCTCCGCCCGGGTCACCTCGCTCGTCGTCGCCATCAAGGTGACGGTGGTGCTGACCGTGATCATCGCGGGCGCCTTCTTCATCGACGGCGACAACTACGACCCGTTCATCCCGAAGGCGCAGGCCGTGGAGGCGGGGGATAACCTGCAAGCCCCGCTCATCCAGCTGATGTTCGGCTGGGCGCCCTCCAACTTCGGCACGATGGGCATCTTCACCGCCGCCTCCGTCGTCTTCTTCGCCTTCATCGGCTTCGACGTCGTCGCCACGGCCGCCGAGGAGACCAAGAACCCACAGCGCGACATGCCCCGCGGCATCCTCGGCTCGCTCCTCATCTGCACGGCCCTGTATGTCGCCGTGTCGATCGTCGTGACCGGCATGCAGCACTACACCGAGCTGTCCATCACCGCCCCGCTCGCCGACGCCTTCAAGGCCACCGGGCATCCCTGGTACGCGGGCTTCATCAGCTTCGGCGCCGCGGTCGGCCTGACGACGGTCTGCATGATCCTGCTGCTCGGCCAGACCCGGGTCTTCTTCGCGATGAGCCGTGACGGACTGCTGCCGCGCTTCTTCTCCCACGTCCATCCGCGGTTCAAGACCCCGCACCGGCCGACCATCCTGCTCGGCGTGCTCATCGCGATCCTCGCCGGCTTCACCCCCCTCAGCGAACTGGCGGAGCTGGTGAACATCGGCACGCTGTTCGCCTTCGTGGTCGTCGCGATCGGTGTGATCATCCTGCGGCGCAGCCGCCCCGACCTGCACCGGGCCTTCCGCACCCCATGGGTGCCGTTCATCCCGATCCTGTCCGTGTGCGCCTCGCTGTGGCTGATGCTCAACCTGCCCGCCGAGACCTGGGTCCGCTTCGCCGTCTGGATGGCCGCCGGCTTCGTCGTGTACTTCGTCTACGGCCGCTCTCACAGCCGTCTCGGACGGCACGAGGAGACGGCTGTCAGCGATGTGCTGAAGCCGCCGAAGCCCGGCGACGCCCAGTAG